In a genomic window of Zingiber officinale cultivar Zhangliang chromosome 9B, Zo_v1.1, whole genome shotgun sequence:
- the LOC122022343 gene encoding transcription factor bHLH110-like isoform X1, with amino-acid sequence MMGSPRLDHYHQEELHGLPPFDLATNQILNYGTDFSLVHEMSPVSSQMIQELGFLNQQLSQEKLKEEELLECSGLLQPLPTNLSEISSLDYYYYYNCETLEAPDLSASSKSGRSICHPSVALMRSLLGEDGASGHGHHLQESIPSSYSLHQKMPSLVSGPCSSTWEHHRSPQTPTPCRKPRLEQRSPFPPFKVRKEKLGDRIAALQQLVAPFGKTDTASVLMEAIGYIKFLLDQVEKLSVPYMKSSGNKRSRTMIEASKEKTNIETKRDLRSRGLCLVPLSCTSYMTSEQGVWSPSNYGGSG; translated from the exons ATGATGGGGTCTCCTCGCCTTGATCACTACCACCAAGAAGAACTCCATGGTCTCCCTCCTTTCGATCTCGCAACCAACCAGATACT GAATTACGGTACTGATTTTAGCTTAGTCCACGAGATGTCGCCCGTAAGCTCACAGATGATTCAAGAGCTAGGGTTTCTGAACCAGCAGCTCAGCCAAGAGAAGCTCAAGGAGGAGGAGTTGCTGGAGTGCAGCGGCCTCCTCCAGCCGCTACCGACGAACTTGTCGGAAATCTCAAGCTTggactactactactactacaacTGTGAGACCCTCGAGGCTCCAGATCTGTCGGCTTCTTCCAAGTCAGGGAGGAGCATTTGCCATCCCTCTGTTGCCCTAATGAGAAGCTTGTTGGGAGAGGATGGAGCTTCTGGCCATGGTCACCATCTGCAAGAATCCATTCCAAGCTCATATTCACTCCACCAAAAG ATGCCCTCTTTAGTCAGTGGACCATGCAGCAGCACTTGGGAACATCACAGATCACCTCAAACCCCAACACCCTGCAGGAAACCTCGGCTGGAGCAGCGATCTCCCTTCCCTCCTTTCAAG gTGAGAAAAGAGAAACTTGGTGACAGAATTGCAGCATTGCAGCAGCTTGTAGCACCCTTTGGCAAG ACTGACACAGCTTCAGTGTTAATGGAAGCAATTGGATACATCAAATTTCTTCTAGACCAGGTTGAG AAGTTAAGTGTGCCATACATGAAGTCATCTGGCAACAAAAGGTCAAGGACAATGATAGAG GCTTCAAAGGAGAAGACTAATATTGAGACAAAGAGAGATTTGAGAAGCAGGGGACTTTGTCTGGTTCCCTTGTCGTGCACGTCGTACATGACGAGCGAGCAAGGAGTTTGGTCGCCCTCGAACTATGGAGGAAGTGGTTGA
- the LOC122022343 gene encoding transcription factor bHLH110-like isoform X2 produces the protein MSPVSSQMIQELGFLNQQLSQEKLKEEELLECSGLLQPLPTNLSEISSLDYYYYYNCETLEAPDLSASSKSGRSICHPSVALMRSLLGEDGASGHGHHLQESIPSSYSLHQKMPSLVSGPCSSTWEHHRSPQTPTPCRKPRLEQRSPFPPFKVRKEKLGDRIAALQQLVAPFGKTDTASVLMEAIGYIKFLLDQVEKLSVPYMKSSGNKRSRTMIEASKEKTNIETKRDLRSRGLCLVPLSCTSYMTSEQGVWSPSNYGGSG, from the exons ATGTCGCCCGTAAGCTCACAGATGATTCAAGAGCTAGGGTTTCTGAACCAGCAGCTCAGCCAAGAGAAGCTCAAGGAGGAGGAGTTGCTGGAGTGCAGCGGCCTCCTCCAGCCGCTACCGACGAACTTGTCGGAAATCTCAAGCTTggactactactactactacaacTGTGAGACCCTCGAGGCTCCAGATCTGTCGGCTTCTTCCAAGTCAGGGAGGAGCATTTGCCATCCCTCTGTTGCCCTAATGAGAAGCTTGTTGGGAGAGGATGGAGCTTCTGGCCATGGTCACCATCTGCAAGAATCCATTCCAAGCTCATATTCACTCCACCAAAAG ATGCCCTCTTTAGTCAGTGGACCATGCAGCAGCACTTGGGAACATCACAGATCACCTCAAACCCCAACACCCTGCAGGAAACCTCGGCTGGAGCAGCGATCTCCCTTCCCTCCTTTCAAG gTGAGAAAAGAGAAACTTGGTGACAGAATTGCAGCATTGCAGCAGCTTGTAGCACCCTTTGGCAAG ACTGACACAGCTTCAGTGTTAATGGAAGCAATTGGATACATCAAATTTCTTCTAGACCAGGTTGAG AAGTTAAGTGTGCCATACATGAAGTCATCTGGCAACAAAAGGTCAAGGACAATGATAGAG GCTTCAAAGGAGAAGACTAATATTGAGACAAAGAGAGATTTGAGAAGCAGGGGACTTTGTCTGGTTCCCTTGTCGTGCACGTCGTACATGACGAGCGAGCAAGGAGTTTGGTCGCCCTCGAACTATGGAGGAAGTGGTTGA